GGTCTCGTCCAGGCCGTCGGCCTCGTCCCCGTTGGTGTCCCACTTCTGCGAGCCATGGCCGGCAAAGAAGAAGACGACCAGGTCACCCGGTCGGGCGACGGAGGGGAGCCAGCGCGTGAGGCCGGCCTGGATGCCGCTACGGTCGGCGTCGGCGTCGAGGAGGAGCTTGATGTGATCCTCCTCGAACCCGTAGCGCTTGACCAGGACGTCACGCATGGCGAGCGCGTCGTTGACCGCGCCGGGCAGGTCACCGCCGATCTCGTCGCCGTAGTTGATGTAGTCACTGATACCGACCAGCAGCGCCCAGCGGTTGGGGGCCGTGCGGTCGTGCGGCCCGAAGCCGGCGAACAGGGCTACGGCGGCGAACAGGAGGAGACGGGGCGCTTTCACTTTTTCTGCTCCTTCACGAGAAGTTCCTCGCCCTCGGCCGCGACGCCCACTTCGAGGCGCGAGCCGCGGCGCAGCAGGTCATTGCGCACCTCTTCCAGGGTGTGGCGCAGCTCGGCATCGCTGCGCTCGGGCGCGTGGTGGAAGAAGTAGAGGCGGCGGCAGCCAGCCTCTTCGGCCAGGCGCACGGCCTGGGTGAAGGTGCTGTGTCCCCAGCCCTCGCGTTTCACGTATTCGGCGTCGGTGAACATGGCGTCGTGGAAGAGCAGATCCACGCCGCCCATGAATTCGACCAGGCTTTCGTACCAGCGGGGGGGAACGGGGTAGTCGGCTCCGACGAGCTCGTTATCCGGTATGTAGGCCAGGCTGGTCCCGCCCAGGCGGATACGGTAGCCGAAGGTGTGCGCAGGATGACGGACCCGCATGGCAGCGACCTCGAGAGGCCCATTGTTCCAGACATGATCATCGAGGTGGCTGAACTCGAGGCGTGCGGCGACGGCCTCGTACGGTATGGGGAAGTAGATGGGCCGCATCTGGCCGGCGAAGACCGTCTGGATGTCGACGTCGCCCTGGCGCGGGCCATGGATGCGGATGAAGCTGCTCGGGTCGTAAAGCGGTCCGAAGAATGGGATCCCCTGGATATGGTCCCAGTGGAAGTGGGTGAGGAAGAGGTCGACGCCGAGGGGCCCCGGCTCGGCGATCAGGTGGCGGCCGAGAAGGCGAATGCCGGTGCCCGCGTCAAAGATGAGGCGGCGGTCGTCGGCGCTGCGCACCTCGACGCACGAAGTGTTGCCGCCGAACCCCGCCGTTGCTGGGCCCGGGCTGGGAATAGAGCCGCGGGTGCCCCAACAGGTGACGCGGAGCGCCGGGATTTCAGCGGCCGGCCTTGCACGTGGCGCTTCGGGATCGGCAATGGCCGGCTGCGCGGGGGGTCGCCGGGACTCTTGAGCCATGGATTCCGAGCGGCGAGTGGTCGATCCGGCCCGGGGAGCGGGGGGCCACTCTGGCCGCAGGTTAAAAGATGGAGCCCGCGGCAGGGTGAGGCAAGGGTCGAGCTTTGGGATAAGGCTTTCTCGGCGCGGCCGGATTTCCTACATTTCTGTTATCATCAGGTGCCAACAGGGTGTGGCAGTGGGGTAGAGCGGAGCCGATTTCGCGCCAGAGTGGTGCGGAATCGCCAGCCCGGCCGGTTTTTCGGGAGTCAATCGGATGACAGCAACCAAGAAAAATCTGTGGACCGCGGAGCAGGTGAAGCATTTGCTGGAGAAGGTGCCGCTTTTCCGGGGTCTGCCGGACGGCGACCTGAAGCGCATCGCCCGGCTTGTGCGCGGCCAGACGGTGGGCGTGGGCGAGGTGCTGTTCCGGGAGGGTGACCCGGGGGACAAGTTCTACATCGTTTACAGCGGGGCGGTCGAGATTGTGAAGGAGCGGCCGCGGGGCGAGTCCGAGCGGCTGGCGGTGAAGCGGGCGGGGGATGCGCTGGGCGAGATGTCGCTTCTGACGGACACGCCGCGTTCCGCGGCGGCGCGGGCGATGGAGCCGACGCAGCTGGTGGTAGTTTCGCGCGAGCACTTCGACGAGCTGCTGGGCGGGGAGTCGCTGGCCCTGCGGCTGATGCGGGGGCTTGCCCGGGCGCTCCGGGCACTGGACGTACGCTTTGTGGCGCAGGACGCGGCGGCAGCCGGGGGGGAGGGCGTCGATGCGCTGCGCGAATTCAGTCGGTTGGTACAGCACGCCTTGCTGCCGCGGCAGGTGCCGAAGGTGCCGGGGTACGAGATCGCGGCAGCTACGGCGCTGGCGGAATCGGGGTCGGGTCAGGCGCTCTGGGATGCCTGTCCGTTTGGCGGGGACGGCGTGCTGCTGTCCGTGATCGATGTCAAGGGCAGCGGGCTGCCGCCGGCTCATCTGCTGGCAGTGACGCGGGCGTTGCTGCGCGAGATTGCACAGGCCGAGGCGAGCCTGGGGGTGCTGCTCTCGCGGCTGAACGACGCGCTGGCGGAGAACGTATTCGAGGGGCTGGACGAGTGCGTCGAGGTCGGGCTGATCGGTCTGAGCGCGGACGGCGCGCAGTGCAGCCTGGCCGGCGGCCAGCCGGGTGTGCTGGTGCGGGCGGGCGGTGGCATGGGTGAGCTGGCCTCGAACGGCCCGCCACTCGGCATCCTGCCGCATTTCGAGTATGGCGCGCAGGCGCTCGACCTGGGTGCAGGCGACACGGTGCTGCTCTTCTCAGAGATCGAGATGGGAGTGGCGCGCGGGGCGGCGGACCTGATCCAGAACCATCGGGGTGAGCCGCCGGCCGAGCTGGTCGGACTGCTGCAGCGAGCGCTGCAAAAGGCGCATCGTCTGAGTGGGGTGGAGGCGCAGGACATCACCTTCGTCCTGCTGCAGAAGTCGTGACGCCACAGGCCCGC
This Gemmatimonadota bacterium DNA region includes the following protein-coding sequences:
- a CDS encoding MBL fold metallo-hydrolase — encoded protein: MRSADDRRLIFDAGTGIRLLGRHLIAEPGPLGVDLFLTHFHWDHIQGIPFFGPLYDPSSFIRIHGPRQGDVDIQTVFAGQMRPIYFPIPYEAVAARLEFSHLDDHVWNNGPLEVAAMRVRHPAHTFGYRIRLGGTSLAYIPDNELVGADYPVPPRWYESLVEFMGGVDLLFHDAMFTDAEYVKREGWGHSTFTQAVRLAEEAGCRRLYFFHHAPERSDAELRHTLEEVRNDLLRRGSRLEVGVAAEGEELLVKEQKK
- a CDS encoding cyclic nucleotide-binding domain-containing protein; translated protein: MTATKKNLWTAEQVKHLLEKVPLFRGLPDGDLKRIARLVRGQTVGVGEVLFREGDPGDKFYIVYSGAVEIVKERPRGESERLAVKRAGDALGEMSLLTDTPRSAAARAMEPTQLVVVSREHFDELLGGESLALRLMRGLARALRALDVRFVAQDAAAAGGEGVDALREFSRLVQHALLPRQVPKVPGYEIAAATALAESGSGQALWDACPFGGDGVLLSVIDVKGSGLPPAHLLAVTRALLREIAQAEASLGVLLSRLNDALAENVFEGLDECVEVGLIGLSADGAQCSLAGGQPGVLVRAGGGMGELASNGPPLGILPHFEYGAQALDLGAGDTVLLFSEIEMGVARGAADLIQNHRGEPPAELVGLLQRALQKAHRLSGVEAQDITFVLLQKS